In Streptomyces sp. NBC_00414, a single window of DNA contains:
- a CDS encoding aminotransferase class V-fold PLP-dependent enzyme — METFESLVRAEFTPKNTYLNTASTGLLPARAVAAMRAGVESVADGLPQDMFADVEAARAAFARLVGVPDSRVAAGASVAVYTGLIAASLPEGAEVLTAEGDFTSVVNPFHVRRGLKVRTVPLERIAESVRPGTALVAVSAAQSADGRIADLPALREAARAHGARTYIDASQAAGWLSVDADAYDYVSSVAFKWLVCPRGVAFLVVPEDFGGLDPVFAGWVAGEHPWDSCYGPVEELAHSARRFDESPSLFSYAGARHSLELVEQLGVAAVGAHDLGLADRFRAGLASLGQEPVPAQGSPIVSVPGLGRRQPELSRAGIEVSDRAGHLRAAFHMYNTAADVDRLLDVLSG; from the coding sequence ATGGAGACCTTCGAGAGCCTCGTCCGTGCCGAGTTCACCCCGAAGAACACCTACCTCAACACCGCCAGTACCGGGCTGCTCCCGGCCCGCGCGGTGGCAGCCATGCGGGCCGGCGTCGAGTCCGTGGCGGACGGCCTGCCGCAGGACATGTTCGCCGACGTGGAGGCGGCCCGCGCCGCCTTCGCCCGGCTCGTCGGCGTTCCGGACAGCCGGGTCGCCGCCGGGGCCTCGGTCGCCGTCTACACCGGACTGATCGCCGCCTCACTGCCCGAGGGCGCCGAAGTCCTCACCGCCGAGGGCGACTTCACCTCCGTGGTTAACCCCTTCCATGTGCGCCGCGGCCTCAAGGTGCGCACGGTGCCGCTGGAGCGGATCGCCGAGTCGGTGCGCCCCGGCACCGCGCTCGTCGCGGTGAGTGCCGCGCAGTCCGCGGACGGCCGGATCGCGGACCTGCCCGCGCTGCGCGAGGCCGCCCGCGCCCACGGCGCCCGTACGTACATCGACGCATCCCAGGCCGCCGGATGGCTGTCGGTCGACGCGGACGCGTACGACTATGTCTCCTCCGTCGCCTTCAAGTGGCTCGTCTGCCCGCGGGGCGTGGCTTTCCTCGTCGTTCCGGAGGACTTCGGAGGGCTCGATCCGGTCTTCGCGGGCTGGGTCGCGGGAGAGCATCCCTGGGACAGCTGCTACGGGCCGGTCGAGGAACTCGCCCACTCCGCGCGGCGGTTCGACGAGAGTCCCAGCCTCTTCTCGTACGCCGGTGCCCGCCACTCCCTCGAACTGGTCGAGCAGCTGGGTGTGGCCGCCGTGGGCGCCCATGACCTCGGTCTCGCCGACCGTTTCCGGGCGGGCCTCGCCTCTCTGGGGCAGGAGCCGGTCCCGGCGCAGGGCTCTCCCATCGTCTCCGTGCCCGGCCTTGGCCGCCGGCAGCCGGAGCTGAGCCGGGCGGGGATCGAGGTCTCCGACCGAGCGGGCCATCTGAGGGCCGCCTTCCACATGTACAACACGGCCGCGGATGTCGACCGTCTGCTGGATGTCCTGTCGGGCTGA
- a CDS encoding DsbA family oxidoreductase, with protein sequence MRVEIWSDIACPWCYVGKARFEKALTAFPHRDDIEVVHRSFELDPGRAKGDIQPVIPMLTKKYGMSEAQAQAGEENLGTQAAAEGLDYRTRDRDHGSTFDMHRLLHLAKERGRQDELIQGLYRANFAEERSVFGDDERLVELAVDAGLDADEAREVLADPAAYADEVRADEREAAELGANGVPFFVLDRKYGVSGAQPAEVFAQALEQAWVSHSPLKLIQPAGQGDAEACGPDGCAVPHQH encoded by the coding sequence ATGCGCGTCGAGATCTGGAGCGACATCGCCTGCCCCTGGTGCTACGTGGGCAAGGCCCGCTTCGAGAAGGCGCTCACCGCCTTCCCGCACCGCGACGACATCGAGGTGGTGCACCGTTCCTTCGAGCTCGACCCGGGCCGCGCCAAGGGCGACATCCAGCCGGTCATCCCGATGCTCACCAAGAAGTACGGCATGAGCGAGGCACAGGCGCAGGCCGGCGAGGAGAACCTGGGCACCCAGGCCGCCGCCGAGGGCCTGGACTACCGCACCCGGGACCGCGACCACGGCAGCACCTTCGACATGCACCGGCTGCTGCACCTCGCCAAGGAGCGGGGCCGCCAGGACGAGCTGATCCAGGGTCTCTACCGGGCGAACTTCGCCGAGGAGCGGTCCGTGTTCGGCGACGACGAGCGGCTCGTGGAGCTGGCGGTCGACGCGGGCCTCGACGCGGACGAGGCCCGCGAGGTGCTGGCCGACCCGGCCGCGTACGCCGACGAGGTCCGCGCCGACGAGCGCGAGGCCGCCGAGCTGGGCGCGAACGGCGTGCCGTTCTTCGTCCTGGACCGCAAGTACGGCGTCTCCGGCGCCCAGCCCGCCGAGGTCTTCGCGCAGGCCCTGGAGCAGGCCTGGGTGAGTCACTCCCCGCTCAAGCTCATCCAGCCGGCCGGCCAAGGCGACGCCGAGGCGTGCGGTCCGGACGGCTGCGCGGTGCCCCATCAGCACTGA
- a CDS encoding pyridoxal-phosphate-dependent aminotransferase family protein, with protein sequence MTHPFLDLAPLSAARFASIEDRVARLLSTEQDVVIMQGEALLPLEGAIRGAAGPGTTALNVITGPYGQTFGDWLRDCGATVHDLAVPFHTAVTAARIRAALAEHPEIDFVSLVHAEAATGNTNPVAEIGEAVREHGALFYLDAVASVGAEPVLPDAWGVDLCVIGAQKAMGGPAGVSAVSVSERAWARMAANPDAPRRSYLSLLDWKERWVDAGRKVLLHAPAQLEMLALEACVERIESEGLDTVMARHAGAAAATRAGALALGVGLEPYVRAAADAAPVATTLRVPSGVDASEVVAVALAADPSLPLAAGGGALAKEMIRVNHYGAAAGLAVVEACLAALGAALAEQ encoded by the coding sequence GTGACCCATCCCTTCCTGGACCTCGCGCCGCTGAGCGCCGCGCGTTTCGCGTCGATCGAGGACCGCGTGGCGCGGCTGCTCTCCACCGAGCAGGACGTCGTGATCATGCAGGGTGAGGCGCTGCTTCCGCTGGAAGGCGCCATTCGCGGCGCGGCCGGTCCCGGCACGACGGCCCTCAACGTGATCACCGGTCCGTACGGGCAGACGTTCGGCGACTGGCTCCGGGACTGCGGCGCGACCGTGCACGACCTGGCCGTGCCCTTCCACACGGCGGTCACCGCCGCGCGGATCCGCGCGGCCCTCGCCGAGCACCCGGAGATCGACTTCGTCTCCCTGGTGCACGCGGAGGCGGCCACCGGGAACACCAACCCGGTCGCGGAGATCGGCGAGGCCGTACGGGAGCACGGCGCCCTCTTCTACCTGGACGCGGTGGCCTCGGTCGGCGCCGAGCCGGTGCTGCCGGACGCGTGGGGCGTGGACCTGTGCGTGATCGGGGCGCAGAAGGCGATGGGCGGACCCGCGGGGGTCTCGGCGGTGTCCGTGAGCGAGCGGGCCTGGGCCCGGATGGCGGCGAACCCTGATGCGCCTCGGCGTTCCTACCTCTCCCTCCTGGACTGGAAGGAGCGGTGGGTCGACGCCGGGCGCAAGGTTCTTCTCCATGCCCCGGCGCAGTTGGAGATGCTCGCGCTGGAGGCGTGCGTGGAGCGGATCGAGTCGGAGGGGCTGGACACGGTGATGGCGCGCCATGCCGGGGCCGCGGCGGCGACCCGGGCGGGCGCGCTTGCGCTGGGCGTGGGGTTGGAGCCGTATGTGCGTGCTGCCGCTGACGCTGCGCCGGTCGCCACGACGTTGCGGGTTCCTTCCGGGGTGGACGCCTCGGAGGTGGTGGCCGTTGCGCTGGCCGCCGACCCCTCGCTTCCGCTGGCGGCGGGTGGGGGTGCGCTGGCCAAGGAGATGATCCGGGTCAACCACTACGGGGCGGCGGCGGGCCTCGCCGTGGTCGAGGCTTGCCTCGCCGCGCTGGGCGCGGCGCTGGCCGAGCAGTGA
- a CDS encoding transporter substrate-binding domain-containing protein: protein MKMVPGRRARILAATTATAGLLLVAGCSSDDDGGKKTTANGVELVKAGQLTTCTHLPYPPFQSEIDGKVQGFDVSLVDLVAKDLGVKQEILDQPFENFKTGGSLNSGQCDLAAAGMTITDERKKNVDFSDPYFEATQGILADKKSGISSLADLKGKKVGAQAQTTGEEFAKSKGLNPVSFESSDALLNGLRTGQVKAVVIDYPVVQGWLKDKANAAAFEVADNINTGEEYGFTMKKGNTELLEAVNKALADAKADGTYKKLYEKWIGPYDESAASASPSASS from the coding sequence GTGAAGATGGTCCCCGGGCGCCGAGCCCGCATTCTGGCCGCCACCACCGCGACGGCCGGGCTGCTGCTCGTGGCCGGCTGCTCCTCGGACGACGACGGGGGCAAGAAGACCACCGCGAACGGGGTCGAGCTGGTGAAGGCCGGACAGCTCACCACCTGCACGCACCTGCCGTACCCGCCGTTCCAGTCGGAGATCGACGGCAAGGTCCAGGGCTTCGACGTGTCGCTCGTCGACCTGGTCGCCAAGGACCTGGGCGTGAAGCAGGAGATCCTCGACCAGCCCTTCGAGAACTTCAAGACCGGCGGATCCCTCAACTCCGGCCAGTGCGACCTCGCCGCGGCCGGTATGACGATCACCGACGAGCGCAAGAAGAACGTCGACTTCTCCGACCCGTACTTCGAGGCCACCCAGGGCATCCTGGCCGACAAGAAGAGCGGCATCTCCTCCCTCGCGGACCTCAAGGGCAAGAAGGTCGGCGCGCAGGCGCAGACCACCGGCGAGGAGTTCGCGAAGAGCAAGGGCCTGAACCCGGTCTCCTTCGAGTCCTCGGACGCCCTCCTCAACGGCCTGCGCACCGGCCAGGTCAAGGCCGTCGTCATCGACTACCCGGTCGTCCAGGGCTGGCTGAAGGACAAGGCCAACGCCGCCGCCTTCGAGGTCGCCGACAACATCAACACCGGTGAGGAGTACGGCTTCACCATGAAGAAGGGCAACACCGAGCTCCTCGAAGCCGTCAACAAGGCGCTGGCCGACGCGAAGGCCGACGGCACGTACAAGAAGCTGTACGAGAAGTGGATCGGCCCGTACGACGAGAGCGCCGCCTCCGCTTCCCCGTCCGCCTCCTCATGA
- a CDS encoding amino acid ABC transporter permease, whose translation MSKADTPVQPRRSGLTRRQKRAVSRGVQYAVFVAALVAFAVTADWEQLRNQFAQVDLAERMFPDIITLALKNTVLYTVSGFVFGLALGVVVALMRLSSVGPYRWLAGIYIEIFRGLPALLIFIFVGVAVPLAFPGTEIPGGTYGKVALALGLVAAAYMAETIRAGIQAVPKGQMEAARSLGFSHARAMVSIIIPQAFRIVIPPLTNELVLLFKDSSLVLFLGVTLEERELSKFGRDLASETANSTPILVAGLCYLLVTIPLGFVVRRLEAKAGEATK comes from the coding sequence ATGAGCAAGGCCGACACCCCGGTCCAGCCCCGCAGGAGCGGCCTGACCAGGCGCCAGAAGCGTGCCGTGTCGCGGGGCGTCCAGTACGCGGTGTTCGTCGCCGCCCTGGTCGCCTTCGCGGTCACGGCCGACTGGGAGCAGCTGCGGAACCAGTTCGCGCAGGTCGACCTGGCCGAGCGGATGTTCCCGGACATCATCACGCTGGCGCTGAAGAACACCGTCCTCTACACGGTGTCCGGCTTCGTCTTCGGCCTCGCCCTCGGCGTGGTCGTCGCCCTGATGCGGCTCTCCTCGGTCGGCCCGTACCGCTGGCTGGCCGGCATCTACATCGAGATCTTCCGCGGGCTGCCCGCCCTGCTGATCTTCATCTTCGTGGGCGTCGCCGTGCCGTTGGCGTTCCCCGGCACGGAGATCCCCGGCGGCACGTACGGGAAGGTCGCGCTCGCGCTCGGCCTGGTGGCCGCCGCGTACATGGCGGAGACGATCCGCGCGGGCATCCAGGCCGTCCCCAAGGGGCAGATGGAGGCGGCCCGTTCGCTGGGCTTCTCGCACGCGCGGGCCATGGTCTCCATCATCATTCCGCAGGCGTTCCGGATCGTGATCCCGCCGCTCACCAACGAGTTGGTCCTTCTCTTCAAGGACTCCTCGCTGGTGCTGTTCCTCGGGGTCACGCTGGAGGAGCGCGAACTCTCCAAGTTCGGCCGCGACCTGGCCAGCGAGACCGCCAACTCGACACCCATCCTGGTGGCGGGCCTGTGCTATCTGCTGGTCACGATCCCGCTCGGGTTCGTCGTACGCCGCCTTGAGGCCAAGGCCGGGGAGGCCACCAAGTGA
- a CDS encoding amino acid ABC transporter ATP-binding protein, producing MSTENGVSDKSGTPEIQVRGLHKSFGDNEVLRGIDLEVGSGEVVCVIGPSGSGKSTLLRCVNLLEEPTEGQVFVGGTEVTDPDVDIDAVRRRIGMVFQQFNLFPHLTVTDNLTLPQRRVLGRDKAEAAKVAAENLGRVGLSEKATAYPASLSGGQQQRVAIARALAMGPQVMLFDEPTSALDPELVGDVLAVMRMLADEGMTMMVVTHEMSFAREVADRVVFMDGGVIVEQGPPAQVIGSPTHERTRHFLSRLLDPAMAQVEEGTRTDKSL from the coding sequence GTGAGCACCGAGAACGGCGTCAGCGACAAGAGCGGTACGCCGGAGATCCAGGTCCGCGGCCTGCACAAGTCGTTCGGCGACAACGAGGTGCTGCGCGGCATCGACCTGGAGGTCGGCTCCGGTGAGGTCGTGTGCGTCATCGGCCCCTCCGGCTCCGGCAAATCCACCCTGCTGCGCTGCGTGAACCTCCTCGAAGAGCCCACCGAGGGGCAGGTCTTCGTCGGCGGCACCGAGGTGACCGACCCGGACGTCGACATCGATGCCGTACGCCGCCGGATCGGCATGGTCTTCCAGCAGTTCAACCTCTTCCCGCACCTGACGGTGACCGACAACCTGACGCTGCCGCAGCGGCGGGTGCTCGGCCGCGACAAGGCGGAGGCGGCGAAGGTCGCCGCCGAGAACCTCGGGCGCGTCGGGCTCTCCGAGAAGGCGACGGCCTACCCCGCCTCCCTCTCCGGCGGCCAGCAGCAGCGCGTCGCGATCGCCCGCGCGCTCGCCATGGGCCCGCAGGTGATGCTCTTCGACGAGCCCACCTCGGCGCTCGACCCGGAGCTGGTCGGGGACGTCCTCGCGGTCATGCGCATGCTCGCCGACGAGGGCATGACGATGATGGTGGTCACCCACGAGATGTCCTTCGCGCGCGAGGTCGCCGACCGGGTGGTCTTCATGGACGGCGGCGTCATCGTGGAACAGGGGCCTCCGGCGCAGGTGATCGGCTCCCCGACCCACGAACGGACCCGCCACTTCCTGTCCCGCCTCCTGGACCCGGCGATGGCACAGGTGGAGGAGGGAACTCGGACGGACAAGTCCCTGTAG
- a CDS encoding amidohydrolase family protein translates to MSAQSAVLHVTGRVLVAPHDARDELWVVDGKVTYDRPTAARDIRTVTGWALPGLVDAHCHVGLGPHGAVPDDESEKQALADREAGTLLIRDAGSPADTRWVDDRDDLPKIIRAGRHIARTRRYIRGFAHEIEPSDLVAYVAREARRGDGWVKLVGDWIDRATGDLAACWPRDAVEAAIAEAHRLGARVTAHCFAEDSLRDLVEAGIDCVEHATGLTEDTIPLFAERGVAIVPTLVNIATFPQLAAGGDDKFPEWSAHMRRLHERRYDTVRAAYDAGIPVFVGTDAGGTLPHGLVAGEVAELVTAGIPPLEALSATTWGARAWLGRPGLEEGAPADLVVYEQDPRADVRVLAAPRRVVLDGRIVG, encoded by the coding sequence ATGAGCGCTCAGTCGGCGGTACTGCACGTGACGGGTCGAGTCCTGGTCGCCCCGCACGACGCCAGGGACGAACTCTGGGTCGTCGACGGCAAGGTCACGTACGACCGCCCCACCGCCGCCAGGGACATCCGCACAGTGACCGGCTGGGCCCTGCCGGGCCTCGTGGACGCCCACTGCCACGTGGGCCTCGGTCCCCACGGCGCCGTCCCCGACGACGAGTCGGAGAAACAGGCCCTGGCCGACCGGGAGGCCGGCACCCTGCTCATCAGGGACGCCGGCTCACCGGCGGACACCCGCTGGGTCGACGACCGCGACGACCTGCCGAAGATCATCAGAGCGGGCCGCCACATCGCCCGTACCCGCCGCTACATCCGCGGCTTCGCGCACGAGATCGAGCCGTCGGACCTCGTCGCGTACGTGGCCCGGGAGGCCCGGCGCGGCGACGGCTGGGTGAAGCTGGTAGGCGACTGGATCGACCGCGCGACGGGCGACCTCGCCGCCTGCTGGCCGCGCGACGCGGTCGAGGCCGCGATCGCCGAGGCGCACCGGCTGGGCGCCCGCGTCACCGCGCACTGCTTCGCCGAGGACTCCCTGCGGGACCTCGTCGAGGCGGGCATCGACTGCGTCGAACACGCCACCGGGCTGACCGAGGACACGATCCCGCTCTTCGCCGAGCGCGGCGTCGCGATCGTCCCGACCCTCGTCAACATCGCGACGTTCCCGCAGCTCGCGGCCGGGGGAGACGACAAGTTCCCCGAGTGGTCGGCGCACATGCGGCGACTGCACGAGCGGCGCTACGACACCGTGCGCGCCGCGTACGACGCCGGCATCCCGGTGTTCGTCGGCACCGACGCCGGCGGCACGCTCCCGCACGGACTGGTGGCGGGAGAGGTCGCCGAACTGGTGACGGCCGGCATCCCACCGCTCGAAGCACTTTCGGCCACCACGTGGGGCGCCCGTGCGTGGCTGGGCAGGCCGGGCCTGGAGGAAGGGGCCCCGGCCGACCTCGTCGTGTACGAGCAGGATCCGCGGGCGGACGTACGGGTCCTGGCGGCGCCGCGACGAGTGGTGCTGGACGGCAGGATCGTCGGTTAG
- a CDS encoding SCO1860 family LAETG-anchored protein, protein MNSNAFRMPARGFAAVAASVALAAGPAVLAGAGPAHATDDHGRAGAVVLRTGLDVSLLNKTVNVPLAVSLNEVQAPRSAEKTTLTAKLDGVHGGQPFTVLGAEVARASATVSAKKAEGSVHLAHAKVHIPGLPLLSLIEVDKVTAKAVCATGAKPVASADPLGAVTVLGKRTTLTSGGVTEVKVPGVGEVRLDLSATRTTSRTAAATALRLKVSVNPLKLNVAEVEGTVTLAEATCETPAAPAPGVKPQGAAVDEEAEVADLAETGGSSATPYVAAGAVALLVAGGTAMTLARRRKG, encoded by the coding sequence TTGAACAGCAACGCTTTCCGCATGCCCGCACGCGGGTTCGCCGCCGTCGCGGCCTCCGTCGCCCTGGCCGCGGGTCCGGCGGTCCTGGCCGGCGCGGGCCCGGCCCACGCGACCGACGACCACGGTCGGGCCGGCGCCGTCGTGCTCCGTACCGGGCTCGACGTCTCCCTGCTCAACAAGACCGTGAACGTCCCGCTCGCGGTCTCGCTCAACGAAGTTCAGGCGCCGAGGAGCGCCGAGAAGACCACGCTCACCGCGAAGTTGGACGGTGTGCACGGCGGGCAGCCGTTCACCGTGCTCGGCGCGGAGGTCGCCAGAGCGAGCGCGACCGTCTCGGCGAAGAAGGCCGAGGGGTCGGTGCACCTCGCGCACGCCAAGGTGCACATCCCGGGGCTGCCCCTGCTGTCCCTCATCGAGGTCGACAAGGTCACCGCGAAGGCGGTCTGCGCGACGGGTGCGAAGCCGGTCGCCTCGGCCGATCCGCTGGGCGCGGTCACGGTGCTCGGCAAGAGGACGACGTTGACCTCCGGCGGTGTGACGGAGGTGAAGGTGCCCGGTGTGGGTGAGGTCCGTCTCGACCTGTCGGCCACCCGCACCACGTCCCGCACGGCCGCCGCGACGGCGCTGCGGCTGAAGGTCTCCGTGAACCCGCTGAAGCTCAACGTGGCCGAGGTCGAAGGGACGGTGACCCTGGCCGAGGCCACCTGCGAGACGCCTGCCGCGCCCGCGCCCGGGGTGAAGCCGCAGGGGGCGGCGGTCGACGAGGAGGCCGAGGTCGCCGACCTTGCCGAGACCGGCGGCAGTTCGGCTACGCCGTATGTCGCGGCGGGGGCGGTCGCGCTGCTGGTCGCGGGGGGTACGGCCATGACGCTGGCGCGCCGCCGGAAGGGCTGA
- the cobC gene encoding Rv2231c family pyridoxal phosphate-dependent protein CobC, which yields MRTDSDGRDGPDRFGHGHGRGHAHGQVPGQVHDLRHHGDAEVRDDGSALVDLAVNVRAGTPPDWLLGHVAASLGGLAAYPDGRAARAAVAARHGLPVERVLLTAGAAEAFVLLARSLKVRHPVVVHPQFTEPEAALRDAGHTVNRVLLRPEDGFRLDPSAVPEDADLVVIGNPTNPTSVLHPAGLIAELACPGRTLVVDEAFMDAVPDEREALAERTDVPGLVVLRSLTKTWGLAGLRIGYVLAAPETISELERGQPLWPVSTPALAAAEACMTPEALAEQARAARRVATDRAHLVAGLREFASDGVRVAEPAEGPFVLVSLPGAVAVRERLRRLGFAVRRGDTFPGLDGTWLRLAVRDRPTVNRFLQALDVSLTGG from the coding sequence ATGCGCACTGACAGCGACGGCAGAGACGGCCCGGACCGGTTCGGGCACGGCCATGGGCGTGGGCACGCGCACGGGCAAGTACCCGGCCAGGTGCACGATCTGCGGCATCACGGTGACGCCGAGGTGCGCGACGACGGCTCGGCGCTCGTCGACCTCGCCGTGAACGTCCGTGCCGGCACTCCCCCGGACTGGCTGCTCGGCCATGTCGCCGCGTCGCTGGGCGGACTGGCCGCCTACCCGGACGGGCGGGCCGCGCGGGCCGCGGTGGCGGCACGGCACGGGCTGCCCGTGGAGCGGGTGCTGCTGACGGCCGGGGCCGCCGAGGCCTTCGTGCTGCTCGCCCGCTCCCTGAAGGTCCGTCACCCCGTGGTCGTGCACCCGCAGTTCACCGAGCCGGAGGCGGCGCTGCGGGACGCGGGGCACACGGTGAACCGGGTACTGCTCCGGCCCGAGGACGGTTTCCGGCTCGATCCCTCGGCCGTTCCCGAGGACGCCGACCTGGTCGTGATCGGCAACCCGACCAATCCCACGTCCGTGCTCCATCCGGCCGGCCTGATCGCCGAACTAGCGTGTCCTGGAAGGACGTTGGTCGTCGACGAGGCGTTCATGGACGCGGTGCCGGACGAGCGGGAGGCGCTCGCGGAGCGGACGGACGTACCGGGGCTCGTGGTGCTGCGCAGCCTCACCAAGACGTGGGGGCTCGCGGGGCTGCGGATCGGTTACGTGCTCGCGGCGCCCGAGACGATCAGCGAACTCGAACGGGGTCAGCCGCTCTGGCCGGTGTCCACGCCCGCGCTGGCCGCCGCCGAGGCCTGTATGACCCCGGAGGCCCTCGCCGAGCAGGCGCGGGCGGCCCGCCGTGTCGCCACGGACCGGGCCCATCTGGTCGCCGGGCTCAGGGAGTTCGCGTCCGACGGGGTGCGGGTCGCGGAGCCCGCGGAGGGGCCGTTCGTCCTTGTCTCGCTGCCCGGGGCGGTGGCCGTGCGGGAACGGTTGCGGCGGCTGGGGTTCGCGGTGCGGCGCGGGGACACGTTTCCTGGGTTGGACGGGACCTGGTTGCGGCTGGCCGTTCGTGACCGGCCTACGGTCAACCGCTTCCTCCAGGCCCTGGACGTGAGCCTGACGGGTGGTTAG
- a CDS encoding sirohydrochlorin chelatase produces the protein MTTPAPALLIAGHGTRDDAGAEAFRDFVRELGRRNPGLPVAGGFIGLSPPPLGDAVAELAAQGVRRFAAVPLMLVPAGRTEGDIPAALARERERHPGTSYTYGRVLGPHPALLAVLERRLDEALGGSVRTPRDRAEVTVLLVGRGSTDPEANAEVHKAARLLWEGRGYAGVETAFVSLAAPDVPSGLERCVRLGARRIVVLPYFLFTGVLPERIRHQSEGWAAAHPEVDVVSADVIGPEPELLDLVMERYRETRPDDDGHRLGRPDGHHHHDDHVPSHAH, from the coding sequence GTGACCACCCCCGCCCCAGCCCTGCTCATCGCCGGCCATGGCACCCGGGACGATGCCGGAGCCGAGGCGTTCCGCGACTTCGTCCGGGAGCTGGGCCGCCGCAACCCCGGCCTGCCCGTCGCGGGCGGCTTCATCGGACTCTCCCCGCCGCCGCTCGGCGACGCGGTGGCCGAGCTGGCCGCCCAGGGGGTGCGCCGGTTCGCCGCCGTCCCGCTGATGCTCGTGCCCGCCGGGCGCACCGAGGGCGACATACCGGCCGCGCTCGCCCGTGAGCGGGAGCGGCACCCCGGGACCTCGTACACGTACGGGCGGGTGCTCGGCCCGCACCCCGCGCTGCTCGCCGTGCTGGAGCGGCGGCTCGACGAGGCGCTCGGCGGGTCGGTGCGCACACCCCGGGACCGGGCCGAGGTGACCGTGCTGCTCGTCGGCCGCGGCTCGACCGACCCGGAGGCCAACGCGGAGGTCCACAAGGCGGCGCGGCTGCTGTGGGAGGGGCGCGGTTACGCGGGCGTGGAGACGGCGTTCGTGTCGCTGGCCGCGCCGGACGTGCCGTCGGGCCTGGAGCGCTGTGTGAGGCTCGGCGCGCGGCGGATCGTCGTGCTTCCCTACTTCCTGTTCACCGGCGTCCTTCCGGAGCGGATACGGCACCAGAGCGAGGGGTGGGCGGCGGCGCACCCGGAGGTCGACGTGGTCTCCGCCGACGTCATCGGGCCGGAGCCCGAGCTGCTCGACCTCGTCATGGAGCGCTACCGGGAGACGCGGCCGGACGACGACGGGCACCGTCTCGGGCGCCCTGACGGACACCACCACCACGACGACCACGTGCCCTCTCATGCGCACTGA
- a CDS encoding ZIP family metal transporter, whose product MAVFVALGAFLMTLAGGWTAQRVTDRRHLVLGLAGGLMLGVVGLDLLPEALEAAGEEIFGVPAALLLFVAGFLAAHMVERLLAVRQASHGGGEHDGRTPQVGLTAAAAMVGHSAMDGVAIGAAFQVGEGMGAAVAVAVIAHDFADGFNTYTITTLYGNARRKAVAMLLADAAAPVAGAASTMFFTIPGHLLGGYLGFFGGALLYLAAAEILPEAHHEHPARSTLLCTLAGVAFIWLVVGIAE is encoded by the coding sequence ATGGCGGTGTTCGTCGCGCTCGGCGCGTTCCTCATGACGCTGGCCGGCGGCTGGACGGCGCAACGCGTCACCGACCGCCGCCACCTCGTCCTCGGCCTGGCCGGTGGTCTGATGCTGGGCGTGGTCGGCCTCGATCTGCTGCCGGAGGCACTCGAAGCGGCGGGTGAGGAGATCTTCGGCGTACCGGCCGCGCTGCTGCTGTTCGTGGCCGGCTTCCTCGCGGCCCACATGGTGGAGCGCCTGCTGGCCGTGCGCCAGGCCTCGCACGGCGGCGGGGAACACGACGGGCGTACGCCCCAGGTGGGCCTGACTGCCGCCGCCGCGATGGTCGGTCACAGCGCCATGGACGGCGTGGCGATCGGCGCGGCCTTCCAGGTGGGCGAGGGTATGGGAGCGGCCGTGGCGGTCGCGGTGATCGCCCACGACTTCGCGGACGGCTTCAACACGTACACGATCACCACCTTGTACGGGAACGCCCGCCGCAAGGCGGTCGCGATGCTCCTCGCGGACGCCGCGGCCCCCGTGGCCGGCGCCGCCTCGACGATGTTCTTCACCATTCCCGGGCATCTGCTCGGCGGATATCTCGGCTTCTTCGGCGGCGCGCTGCTCTATCTCGCGGCGGCCGAGATCCTCCCCGAGGCCCACCACGAGCACCCCGCCCGCTCCACCTTGCTGTGCACGCTCGCCGGAGTGGCCTTCATCTGGCTGGTCGTGGGCATCGCGGAGTGA